A region of Polyangiaceae bacterium DNA encodes the following proteins:
- a CDS encoding SDR family NAD(P)-dependent oxidoreductase: MISRNEPRSLPELLLSRADDADQSRATVVIEGGRSLCPADLAGQAMLTARGFCQAKARIGQPVLLLIRDIEDFLVAFWGALFAGLVPAPLAGPRDASERELERILKVVRVLADPLIVVDRNLTTLAPPGLEFLDIGELRRAGPGVVADNKNPLALIQFSSGSTRDPRGVMLDNANILANLRQFTSAVHFDSSDIALTWMPHHHDMGLIGGHLGPLFVGARQVRMDPVHAMADPLQWLEAAAKHRATVLTSTCLGLSRATRALRTRAPSAYDLSSVRIVATGAEPLDPNVLCDFSRVTGIPEEAHRPMYGLAEATVCVSAPTRGGIRTVDIDGRKRLLLGPPVHDMRVRIVDEKGHELPEGSEGELEIAGPNVTRGYYLDEPATKEIKHNEFVRTGDIARVVDGEIVIVGRQKDVVIVDGRNLHAHDIEFAAESIPGVRIGAAVFVADAREIPERPTIGVMLAEGAEGFRVIPEIRKRLTAEIGAVPRVFPLPKIPRTTSGKKRRAQVRVDVESGVYDHAVHPTTVSLVRQSFAQALGRSLGDHELDVPFALLGGTSLMAVKVIDSLEMSIGIAPDHRLLMRGDTVHRLARILEQDVDPDKHTSSRQTNHQDKRIAIVALACRVPGARGPATFLEVAKSEQTQIGLPKAGRKGGPGGYIDDVDFFDAQRFRVPPDEAAAMDPQQRLMLTIADEALSRAGLDLHTFGRDIGVFIGAGHPAYLEHVLAHVENDVSALPPGTLAGNLLSMLAARIAHSFDLRGPALTVDTACSSSLVALHVACQSIRAGECAAAIVGGVHLNLTPTLGLLFARAGALSPSGRCRPFEPDADGTVPGEGVLATVLVPFEVAEQNGLPVIAVIHGSAINNDGASLGVMAPNPAGQESVIRRALETSGIDAARISIVEAHGTATRVGDEVERAVLRRVYPHGPKVIAVKGIIGHLMAAAGIAGLARLTLQLQSGEFGAVSSFGFGGTNAHVIVEGAKRRVSNAGLADGPRAGQRHWLREIPRGDRRNPIFQLFVLNGEGRLELAQTNHPPSLRGSSVIVTGGTGALGRALVDELAPHVAHMLIVGKRPLDSDVEALLHRARSLGAAMTYCSADLTTSSGCRAVRAAAALLPPVDVLFHVAGNLDADLCVAAKRDALLRLESIEFKELVCASSISACFPGLDRGLEAYAAANRALDEYTKNARAQGAPFVSVALPPLTGGGLAEPFRAVIEKNKLPTLDMKSAANALLAARGVNAGHVVALPEGATAAFSFASPSKLPTKFVDAEVPTTLDMLREFVAKALEKPPLEVDVDVSFPALGLDSLTALDIIKFVEAKIGQTLPSTLLYEHDTIAKAALAIDALMPSALSPPLPHRERGRGGEDYSPSPLVERGLGGEALLPSQLSFVAQRSFFPDMPGNVLLAARVDDGGPRLEREELQNAVAILVARHPALAAVITRHGAHYVQVPGPGPEIRIVSELDAAAEDAIADEPFDLKRGPLVRFVTDGRRLLVNGHHAVVDAWSVRNVWLELLEVLSAQRSGKTPSLEPLRSSLAEAMDVSRKPSPAADVAWFRARLEGAPPLHLPWTSPIDAPSSGGGALVRKVLDMAATTDVRAKAASSGVTLPAWALAAWIRALFDASGQHDVVVRVAHGKRSARLPNFDRLVGAFADALVVRAEVGINEDTAAVAKRVQAYLHEAQKHEAASAFDIADVVERSLAGPVGITPVGFSFPLLPQSSRIGSFAIDDVVGRAAAGFTRATLVAFVANDKLHLCLNAARSHLSASQMQALVDACATHLVDAPRAAMPNTLHGRILDRCALHPDRHAIQGLSYGVLARRSASLAGRLCEYKNSSGRIAVLALPSKDAVVAILAILRTGNAYVPLDPHWPDARITQILESSAASCLVTTADLAERARSFHDSIPVQIIDERESLSGPNESDVTAAYVMYTSGSTGKPKGVVVSHRACLVFQDWVHRAFAVTDADRFAQTSSLAFGGSIRQIFSALLAGASIYPVDHHTLRDPDALVRFLHDERITIWNSVPSLWVHLMDAVERSDIHVPFAAVRAILIGGEPVPAALVRRWRALLPRAVGNTHSCRLFNLYGSVETIVNATWYEIVRDPAPEDVHTPIGWPRFGTPTTLDDVNQNGVGEIAVAGAIADGYLLDHASTMSSFIGSGAARAYHTGDLAKRLPDGSLVHMGRKDNQVQVRGNRVELVEIEHTIVMHPAVRHAVVTWNDGRLVAAIELVEGAAAPDLREFVEARLPAFMVPNRFDIHDKLPRTPAGKADRIKLRTEPKEVGETDVHAALVSAWRDVLALDADPRPEDDFFALGGDSIRALEVLDHIRVRLGSIAKNLRPLELYRHRRFSALEDALRMAIDKTTSIIAGASTSRAVQSVRFGLTSVQRGFWLAQQTSGKCPTWSAAIPLEGDIDIDALRSALSWLVERHSVLRTKFSRSSRGVEQEVLTNYTAPNLEVVDVVSLDEQEARRRIDVVLEDASSQSFDPERPPLFAWWLVRRAANEHVLVLCSHHIISDAWSCFSLLNELCAAHDAIRLGQPPMLPALPLTLADVVHHERQTPTSDELSFWRKTLDGLEQGPASLAQQQVSYIVQLPLQVRDAIFAKAREGRTSAYVVALHLFAESLADVTSSSDLVISTAISGRDSTTGDLSRVVGPFARALPVRIRAPLQLADVMRALDDAMAHADVPPHAIVTLLGPSAIDTLGRYFMSWLDPSAIRSTMQSSIVPHFAGSRFHFATGSTRTEVMMGIMPHHGGMTLHVHGAPIAERVAQAFELRAKALLPSSSALVVYAPPNTPIPITDPIVVERVTSRFGTSDVVLLPMSADKLTESTDLEHRVRVAVLATKAPVVALAGMLPALTGLGMRPLAGLPLEEKQLTTGHAATVAAMFLTVKLVLDTLGKTFADMHVGALGFGSIGRATWTLCRTLLGEPASFRFVDPRVSGSSPSLENAHLILGATSGGAVIEVDKLEPGTIVIDDSFPRAFSDEQAWKRMRERRDVLLVGGGMIDAGPLLRTSPFAQAAAVRARLPILWLPGCHAEAVLLAERPELGPTRGMVDETRAREVLGALQSLGMRAAPLHLGPQEIPPDVIDGMRRLRRSP; encoded by the coding sequence GTGATTTCTCGTAATGAGCCCCGAAGTTTGCCAGAATTATTGCTTTCGCGTGCGGACGACGCCGATCAATCTCGCGCCACCGTCGTCATCGAAGGAGGCCGTTCATTATGCCCAGCTGACCTTGCCGGACAGGCAATGCTCACTGCACGAGGGTTTTGTCAGGCAAAAGCACGCATTGGCCAACCCGTATTGCTCTTGATTCGCGACATTGAAGATTTTCTCGTTGCGTTTTGGGGCGCATTGTTCGCGGGTCTCGTTCCCGCGCCGCTCGCCGGCCCTCGAGATGCCTCGGAACGCGAACTGGAGCGTATTCTCAAGGTCGTTCGAGTCCTCGCGGATCCGCTGATCGTCGTGGACCGAAATCTCACGACCCTTGCGCCTCCGGGCCTCGAATTTCTCGATATTGGTGAATTGCGTCGTGCAGGCCCTGGCGTCGTCGCAGATAACAAAAATCCGCTCGCGCTCATTCAATTTTCTTCGGGTAGTACGCGTGACCCACGAGGCGTCATGCTCGATAACGCCAATATACTGGCAAACCTTCGGCAATTCACCTCCGCTGTTCATTTCGATTCATCGGACATCGCTCTTACATGGATGCCGCATCATCATGACATGGGGCTCATCGGCGGACACCTCGGGCCACTTTTTGTGGGAGCTCGCCAAGTGCGAATGGATCCTGTGCACGCCATGGCCGATCCGCTGCAATGGCTCGAAGCTGCTGCGAAGCATCGCGCAACCGTTCTCACGTCGACGTGCCTTGGTTTGTCCCGAGCAACCCGTGCGCTTCGCACGCGCGCGCCCAGCGCATATGATCTCTCGTCCGTGCGGATCGTCGCGACGGGCGCCGAGCCGCTCGATCCAAACGTGCTTTGCGATTTTTCCCGCGTTACGGGCATTCCCGAAGAGGCGCACAGGCCCATGTACGGCCTCGCCGAAGCCACCGTTTGCGTATCTGCACCGACGCGAGGTGGCATTCGTACGGTCGATATCGATGGCCGAAAGCGATTGCTTCTTGGGCCTCCCGTGCACGATATGCGCGTGAGAATCGTCGATGAAAAAGGCCACGAGCTGCCTGAAGGATCCGAAGGCGAGCTCGAAATTGCGGGACCCAACGTCACGCGTGGGTATTACTTGGACGAACCCGCCACGAAGGAGATCAAGCACAACGAGTTTGTCCGGACGGGTGACATTGCGCGTGTCGTGGACGGTGAAATCGTCATCGTTGGACGTCAAAAGGATGTCGTCATCGTCGATGGTCGCAACCTTCACGCCCATGATATCGAATTTGCTGCAGAAAGCATACCTGGCGTCCGAATCGGGGCTGCAGTATTCGTTGCAGATGCTCGAGAAATCCCCGAACGACCGACGATTGGCGTCATGCTTGCCGAGGGAGCCGAAGGTTTTCGCGTCATTCCCGAAATACGCAAACGACTCACCGCTGAAATCGGAGCTGTGCCTCGGGTTTTTCCTCTACCAAAAATCCCACGGACGACGAGCGGCAAAAAACGACGTGCCCAAGTTCGTGTCGACGTCGAAAGCGGAGTTTACGATCACGCGGTACACCCCACGACCGTAAGTTTGGTGCGACAATCGTTTGCCCAAGCTCTCGGTCGATCGCTTGGTGATCATGAGCTCGACGTGCCATTTGCGCTGCTTGGTGGCACGAGCCTCATGGCTGTGAAGGTCATCGATTCGCTTGAAATGAGCATTGGAATCGCGCCCGACCACCGTTTGCTCATGCGCGGCGACACGGTGCATCGGCTTGCTCGAATACTCGAACAAGACGTTGATCCGGATAAGCATACATCGTCAAGACAAACCAATCACCAAGACAAAAGGATTGCCATCGTCGCGCTTGCGTGTCGCGTGCCTGGGGCTCGTGGACCGGCAACGTTTCTCGAAGTAGCAAAGAGTGAGCAAACGCAAATTGGTTTGCCCAAAGCGGGGCGCAAGGGGGGCCCTGGGGGCTACATCGACGACGTCGACTTTTTCGATGCGCAGCGATTTCGTGTTCCGCCCGATGAAGCGGCCGCCATGGATCCGCAGCAGCGGTTGATGCTTACCATAGCGGACGAGGCTTTGTCGCGCGCGGGTTTGGACTTGCATACGTTTGGGCGGGATATTGGCGTTTTCATTGGAGCGGGGCATCCGGCGTACCTCGAACACGTTCTCGCGCACGTTGAAAACGATGTTTCCGCGTTGCCTCCGGGTACGCTTGCCGGCAATTTGCTTTCCATGCTCGCGGCTCGCATTGCGCATTCATTCGATTTGCGTGGCCCCGCGCTTACCGTCGATACCGCCTGCTCGTCGTCCCTCGTTGCACTGCACGTTGCCTGTCAATCCATTCGAGCTGGCGAATGCGCCGCTGCAATCGTGGGCGGTGTTCATTTGAACCTCACGCCCACGCTTGGCCTGCTTTTCGCGCGCGCGGGGGCTCTTTCGCCGTCGGGCCGATGTCGACCATTCGAGCCGGACGCGGACGGTACCGTGCCCGGCGAAGGTGTGCTGGCGACCGTGCTCGTGCCGTTCGAGGTTGCCGAGCAAAATGGTTTGCCCGTGATTGCGGTCATTCATGGATCAGCCATCAACAACGACGGCGCGTCGCTTGGTGTCATGGCGCCGAATCCTGCAGGTCAAGAATCCGTCATTCGTCGAGCGCTCGAAACATCGGGAATCGATGCTGCGCGCATATCGATCGTCGAAGCTCACGGCACGGCGACGCGCGTGGGCGACGAAGTCGAACGCGCCGTGCTTCGCCGCGTCTACCCGCACGGTCCCAAGGTTATCGCCGTCAAAGGAATCATCGGGCATCTCATGGCGGCCGCAGGTATCGCAGGTCTTGCGCGTCTCACTCTCCAATTGCAATCGGGCGAATTTGGTGCCGTCTCCAGCTTCGGGTTTGGCGGAACGAACGCTCACGTAATCGTCGAAGGCGCAAAACGTCGCGTGTCGAATGCCGGTCTTGCCGATGGTCCTCGTGCGGGGCAGAGGCATTGGCTTCGCGAAATCCCTCGAGGCGATCGTCGCAACCCAATATTTCAATTGTTTGTTTTGAATGGTGAAGGTCGGCTCGAACTGGCCCAGACAAACCATCCGCCATCGCTTCGAGGTTCATCGGTCATTGTCACGGGTGGGACGGGTGCCCTGGGTCGTGCGCTCGTGGACGAGCTTGCGCCTCACGTTGCACACATGCTGATCGTGGGAAAAAGGCCTCTCGATTCCGATGTGGAGGCATTGCTTCATCGAGCGCGTTCGTTGGGTGCTGCAATGACGTATTGTTCGGCCGACCTCACGACGTCTTCAGGTTGTCGAGCTGTCCGGGCTGCGGCAGCGCTCTTGCCGCCCGTGGACGTGCTTTTTCATGTTGCGGGCAATCTCGACGCCGACCTGTGCGTTGCCGCGAAACGCGACGCCCTTTTGCGTCTGGAATCGATTGAATTCAAAGAGCTCGTGTGTGCATCATCCATTTCTGCATGTTTTCCGGGTCTCGACCGGGGGCTCGAAGCGTACGCTGCGGCAAATCGGGCGCTCGACGAATACACGAAAAATGCGCGTGCTCAGGGCGCACCATTCGTCAGTGTTGCATTGCCGCCTCTCACTGGGGGAGGTTTGGCCGAACCTTTTCGCGCCGTCATTGAAAAGAACAAATTGCCCACGCTCGACATGAAGAGCGCGGCGAATGCGCTCTTGGCCGCGCGGGGCGTGAATGCAGGGCATGTCGTTGCGCTTCCCGAAGGAGCGACCGCGGCATTTTCGTTTGCGTCTCCGTCGAAGCTGCCAACGAAATTTGTGGATGCGGAGGTGCCGACCACGTTGGACATGCTTCGCGAGTTTGTCGCGAAAGCGCTCGAGAAGCCGCCGCTCGAAGTTGACGTTGACGTGTCGTTTCCAGCGCTTGGACTCGATTCACTCACGGCGCTCGATATCATCAAATTCGTCGAAGCAAAAATCGGACAAACCCTCCCGTCGACACTCCTTTACGAGCACGACACCATTGCGAAAGCGGCTTTGGCCATTGATGCTCTCATGCCGAGCGCTCTTTCTCCCCCTCTCCCTCATAGGGAGAGGGGGCGGGGGGGTGAGGACTATTCCCCCTCTCCACTTGTGGAGAGGGGGTTAGGGGGCGAGGCCCTCTTGCCGTCGCAGCTTTCGTTCGTGGCCCAACGATCGTTTTTCCCGGACATGCCCGGCAATGTATTGCTGGCTGCGCGAGTCGACGATGGCGGCCCAAGGCTCGAGCGTGAAGAACTTCAAAATGCCGTCGCAATTCTCGTGGCTCGGCATCCTGCGCTTGCGGCGGTCATAACACGTCATGGAGCGCATTATGTGCAAGTCCCGGGTCCTGGACCCGAAATTCGCATCGTGAGCGAGCTCGATGCTGCGGCTGAGGACGCCATTGCGGACGAACCATTTGACCTGAAGCGAGGTCCTCTCGTGCGTTTCGTGACCGATGGTCGAAGGCTTCTCGTCAATGGTCATCATGCCGTCGTCGACGCGTGGAGCGTTCGTAACGTGTGGCTCGAATTGCTCGAAGTTTTAAGCGCGCAACGGTCCGGAAAAACCCCGTCCCTCGAACCATTACGTTCGTCTCTTGCCGAAGCAATGGACGTCTCGAGAAAACCCTCTCCTGCTGCGGATGTCGCCTGGTTTCGTGCACGGCTCGAAGGGGCGCCTCCATTGCATTTGCCGTGGACGAGCCCAATCGATGCGCCATCGTCCGGCGGTGGAGCCCTCGTGAGGAAAGTGCTCGACATGGCGGCGACTACCGATGTGCGAGCCAAAGCGGCATCGAGCGGCGTCACATTGCCCGCGTGGGCATTGGCCGCATGGATTCGCGCATTGTTCGATGCGTCCGGGCAGCACGACGTCGTCGTGCGCGTTGCGCATGGCAAGCGTTCAGCACGATTGCCCAATTTCGACCGATTGGTCGGTGCATTTGCAGATGCGCTCGTGGTGCGTGCCGAGGTGGGCATAAACGAGGATACCGCCGCCGTTGCAAAACGCGTGCAAGCGTATCTTCACGAAGCGCAAAAACACGAAGCTGCTTCCGCATTCGATATTGCCGATGTCGTCGAGCGATCATTGGCCGGCCCAGTCGGCATTACGCCCGTCGGATTCAGCTTTCCGCTCTTGCCGCAAAGCTCGCGCATTGGTTCCTTTGCAATCGATGACGTCGTGGGTCGTGCAGCCGCAGGTTTTACGCGCGCAACCCTGGTCGCATTCGTTGCAAACGACAAACTCCATTTGTGCCTCAATGCCGCCCGCAGTCATCTTTCGGCTTCTCAAATGCAAGCGCTCGTCGATGCATGCGCGACACACCTCGTCGATGCTCCGCGCGCCGCCATGCCGAACACGCTGCATGGTCGAATTCTCGATCGGTGCGCGCTGCATCCTGATCGACATGCAATCCAAGGGCTCAGCTATGGTGTACTTGCACGACGTTCCGCGTCGCTTGCCGGCCGACTGTGCGAATATAAAAATTCGTCCGGGCGCATTGCCGTCCTTGCGTTACCAAGCAAAGATGCCGTCGTTGCGATTTTGGCGATATTGCGAACAGGCAATGCCTATGTTCCCCTCGATCCCCATTGGCCCGACGCGCGCATTACGCAAATTCTCGAATCGTCGGCTGCAAGTTGCCTCGTCACCACCGCTGATCTCGCCGAACGCGCTCGCAGCTTCCATGATTCCATTCCCGTCCAGATCATCGATGAGCGCGAAAGTTTGTCTGGTCCCAACGAATCCGACGTAACTGCGGCCTATGTCATGTACACATCGGGTAGCACGGGCAAACCCAAGGGAGTCGTCGTATCTCATCGAGCGTGCCTCGTGTTTCAAGACTGGGTGCACCGTGCATTTGCCGTCACGGATGCCGATCGTTTTGCGCAAACGTCGTCCCTTGCATTTGGTGGCAGCATTCGACAAATATTTTCTGCGCTCCTTGCTGGAGCTTCCATCTACCCCGTCGATCATCATACGCTTCGTGATCCCGATGCGCTCGTGCGTTTTTTGCACGACGAGCGCATCACCATTTGGAATTCGGTCCCATCGCTTTGGGTACACCTCATGGACGCCGTTGAACGAAGCGACATCCATGTTCCATTCGCAGCCGTTCGGGCCATTCTCATTGGCGGCGAACCCGTTCCCGCCGCACTCGTGAGGCGCTGGCGCGCGTTATTGCCTCGCGCCGTCGGCAATACGCATTCATGCCGGCTATTCAACCTTTACGGCAGCGTGGAGACCATCGTGAATGCGACATGGTACGAAATCGTTCGCGATCCGGCTCCCGAAGATGTGCACACCCCCATCGGATGGCCACGTTTTGGCACGCCCACCACGCTCGACGATGTCAACCAAAATGGCGTCGGTGAAATTGCCGTTGCTGGTGCCATTGCCGATGGCTATTTGCTCGATCATGCGAGCACCATGTCGAGCTTCATCGGAAGCGGCGCGGCGCGCGCATACCACACGGGCGACCTCGCCAAGCGCTTGCCAGACGGATCGCTCGTCCACATGGGTCGCAAAGACAATCAAGTCCAAGTTCGAGGCAATCGCGTCGAGCTTGTCGAAATCGAGCACACGATTGTTATGCATCCGGCCGTTCGCCATGCTGTCGTCACGTGGAATGACGGCCGCCTCGTGGCAGCAATCGAGCTCGTCGAAGGGGCGGCAGCACCTGATTTGCGCGAGTTTGTCGAAGCAAGGCTGCCCGCATTCATGGTCCCCAATCGCTTCGATATCCATGACAAACTCCCGCGGACTCCGGCGGGAAAAGCGGATCGCATCAAACTTCGTACGGAACCGAAAGAGGTTGGTGAAACGGACGTGCATGCCGCGCTCGTATCGGCGTGGCGCGACGTCCTCGCGCTCGATGCCGATCCGCGTCCAGAAGACGACTTTTTCGCTCTCGGCGGCGATTCCATCCGAGCCCTCGAAGTGCTCGATCACATCCGCGTCCGTCTTGGTTCCATAGCGAAAAACCTCCGCCCACTCGAGCTATATCGGCACAGACGCTTTTCCGCGCTCGAGGACGCTTTGCGAATGGCCATCGACAAGACGACGTCAATCATTGCTGGTGCCTCGACGTCTCGCGCCGTGCAAAGCGTCCGCTTTGGCTTGACCTCTGTTCAACGAGGGTTCTGGCTGGCGCAGCAAACGAGCGGCAAATGCCCAACATGGTCGGCCGCCATTCCACTCGAAGGCGATATCGACATCGACGCGCTTCGCAGTGCGCTCTCATGGCTGGTCGAACGACACAGCGTCTTGCGCACGAAGTTCTCGCGTTCTTCGCGTGGCGTCGAGCAAGAAGTGCTCACAAATTACACCGCGCCAAACCTCGAAGTCGTCGATGTGGTTTCTCTTGACGAACAGGAAGCTCGACGCCGTATCGACGTTGTTTTGGAGGACGCGTCATCGCAATCGTTCGATCCAGAACGACCTCCACTTTTTGCGTGGTGGCTCGTGCGTCGAGCGGCGAATGAGCACGTCCTCGTGCTTTGTTCGCACCACATCATCAGTGATGCGTGGAGCTGTTTTTCGCTGCTCAATGAGTTGTGCGCAGCGCATGATGCCATTCGATTGGGACAACCCCCGATGCTCCCTGCATTACCATTGACGCTCGCCGATGTCGTTCATCATGAGAGACAAACCCCGACATCCGACGAGCTTTCATTTTGGCGCAAAACGCTCGACGGCCTGGAACAAGGGCCAGCTTCGCTGGCGCAGCAGCAAGTTTCATATATCGTGCAACTACCATTGCAAGTGCGCGACGCCATTTTTGCCAAAGCGCGCGAAGGGCGCACGTCGGCATATGTCGTTGCGCTCCATCTCTTTGCGGAGTCATTGGCAGACGTCACGAGCTCGTCTGACCTCGTCATTTCCACCGCAATATCGGGTCGTGATTCGACGACGGGTGATCTATCGCGTGTCGTCGGTCCTTTTGCTCGAGCGCTTCCCGTGCGTATTCGTGCTCCATTGCAGCTTGCGGACGTCATGCGTGCGCTCGACGATGCAATGGCGCACGCGGACGTGCCGCCTCATGCCATCGTGACGCTCCTCGGCCCCTCCGCAATCGATACGCTCGGCCGATATTTTATGTCGTGGCTCGATCCGTCCGCAATACGAAGCACGATGCAATCGTCGATCGTGCCGCATTTCGCCGGCAGCCGCTTTCACTTTGCGACGGGGTCGACTCGCACCGAAGTAATGATGGGCATCATGCCGCATCATGGCGGCATGACATTGCATGTCCACGGCGCGCCGATTGCCGAACGAGTAGCGCAGGCATTCGAGCTACGTGCCAAAGCATTGCTCCCTTCATCGTCGGCGCTCGTGGTGTATGCGCCGCCCAATACGCCCATTCCGATCACCGACCCGATCGTGGTCGAACGAGTGACATCCCGATTTGGCACGTCCGATGTCGTGCTTTTGCCAATGAGCGCCGACAAACTCACGGAGTCGACCGATCTGGAACATCGCGTGCGCGTGGCCGTGCTCGCAACGAAGGCGCCCGTGGTTGCGCTCGCAGGAATGCTACCGGCATTGACGGGACTCGGAATGCGCCCGCTTGCTGGATTGCCGCTCGAAGAAAAGCAATTGACCACGGGCCATGCGGCCACGGTTGCCGCAATGTTCCTCACCGTAAAACTCGTGCTCGATACGCTGGGAAAAACCTTCGCCGACATGCACGTCGGGGCGCTCGGTTTTGGTTCGATCGGACGCGCGACATGGACGCTTTGCCGCACACTGCTCGGTGAACCAGCTTCGTTCCGATTCGTCGATCCGCGCGTTTCGGGCAGTTCGCCTTCGCTCGAAAATGCCCATCTCATTTTGGGCGCGACGAGCGGCGGTGCGGTCATTGAAGTGGACAAACTCGAGCCAGGCACCATCGTCATCGACGATTCGTTTCCGCGCGCGTTCTCCGACGAACAGGCTTGGAAGCGAATGCGCGAGCGTCGCGACGTATTGCTCGTGGGTGGAGGGATGATCGACGCGGGGCCTCTCTTGCGCACGTCCCCATTTGCCCAAGCGGCTGCAGTACGAGCGCGGCTGCCCATTCTGTGGCTCCCCGGATGTCACGCGGAAGCCGTGCTTTTGGCGGAGCGCCCCGAGCTTGGTCCTACGCGGGGAATGGTTGACGAAACTCGAGCGCGCGAGGTGCTTGGCGCTCTTCAGAGCCTCGGGATGCGAGCGGCGCCATTGCATTTGGGCCCGCAGGAAATTCCGCCGGACGTGATCGACGGGATGCGACGACTTCGGAGGAGTCCCTGA
- a CDS encoding DUF418 domain-containing protein, with amino-acid sequence MDNVDQPRAPSPIDATERNALLDVIRGFALSGVFLSNVYAWMSGAVFLPHAQLEAATSSTVHKVIDALYNILVAGKFMTIFTFLFGFGLAMQFSRAAERNDSVPKRYVRRCAAFLFLGMLHLTLLWYGDITHQYALIGLVVLLFYKRSTKTLVIWGLILTLVAVPVGMWSQFVLPRLLTSPEAAQAAMAAKRASYEEGNRALLEAFQSDSYMAIVRANVTMYWRQFVNVIIASYHVGTLGNFLLGLAVGRLGWFQDVAAHRRAFRRMLGWSALVSLLLLGVMVGLRFLLGEKSPQPGPIALPIVMPVLRNVWTLSIALFYVAAIALLYQRGFFRRVLSIFAPAGRMAMTNYYAQSAIGVFVFCGIGLGHMGDLRPRFTIVMPMVMFTVQMVCSWLWLRYFRFGPVEWVSRSLTYGKPQPMRVRKMVETPDVVP; translated from the coding sequence ATGGACAACGTGGACCAACCTCGAGCTCCCTCGCCCATCGACGCCACCGAGCGCAATGCACTTCTCGACGTGATTCGAGGGTTTGCCTTGAGCGGCGTGTTCTTGTCCAACGTGTACGCATGGATGAGCGGGGCGGTGTTTTTGCCACACGCACAGCTCGAGGCTGCGACGTCGAGCACCGTGCACAAAGTCATCGACGCCCTTTACAACATTCTCGTTGCGGGCAAGTTCATGACGATATTCACGTTTCTGTTCGGGTTCGGGCTCGCGATGCAATTTTCTCGAGCTGCGGAACGAAATGACTCTGTGCCCAAGCGATACGTACGCCGATGTGCGGCATTCCTTTTCCTGGGCATGTTGCACCTGACCCTCTTGTGGTATGGAGACATTACCCATCAATATGCACTGATTGGGCTCGTGGTTCTGTTGTTTTACAAGCGATCGACGAAGACATTGGTGATATGGGGCCTCATTTTGACGCTGGTGGCCGTACCCGTAGGGATGTGGAGTCAATTCGTTCTGCCGCGATTGTTGACGTCACCGGAAGCAGCGCAAGCCGCAATGGCTGCGAAGAGGGCAAGTTACGAGGAAGGTAATCGTGCGCTGCTCGAAGCATTTCAAAGCGATTCGTACATGGCCATCGTGCGTGCAAATGTGACCATGTATTGGCGTCAATTCGTGAACGTCATCATTGCATCGTATCATGTGGGCACCTTGGGGAATTTCTTGCTTGGCCTTGCCGTTGGGCGGCTTGGGTGGTTTCAGGACGTTGCAGCGCATCGGCGAGCCTTTCGGCGCATGCTTGGATGGAGCGCGCTCGTGAGCCTACTATTGCTCGGCGTGATGGTTGGCTTGCGATTTCTGCTTGGAGAAAAAAGCCCCCAGCCGGGTCCCATCGCTTTGCCCATCGTGATGCCGGTGCTTCGCAACGTATGGACACTGTCCATAGCTCTTTTCTACGTTGCAGCCATCGCATTGCTCTACCAACGAGGCTTTTTTCGGCGGGTCTTGTCGATCTTCGCCCCGGCTGGCCGAATGGCCATGACCAACTACTATGCCCAGAGCGCGATTGGCGTATTCGTCTTTTGCGGCATCGGCCTCGGGCACATGGGTGATCTCCGCCCGCGCTTTACCATTGTCATGCCGATGGTGATGTTCACCGTGCAGATGGTATGCAGTTGGCTTTGGCTACGATATTTCCGATTCGGACCGGTGGAATGGGTATCGCGGTCATTGACGTACGGCAAGCCGCAGCCGATGCGCGTGCGCAAAATGGTCGAAACGCCCGACGTGGTCCCCTGA